A section of the Chloroflexota bacterium genome encodes:
- a CDS encoding DUF1538 domain-containing protein translates to MLDFLAFSGETLFNTLRDVTPIVAILVVFQVGVLRRGIPNLAGIAAGSVMVLLGLALFLIGLERALFPIGETMARQLTEQAGAFAGAVRWEGYWLVYLFAAAIGFATTVAEPSLIAVALKAEEVSGGAVNAWGLRIAVALGVAAGVSLGCFRIVTGTPLPWYILAAYIIVIVQTFLSNRTIVPLAYDSGGVTTSTVTVPVVAALGLGLAASVPGRSPLIDGFGLIAFASVFPIMSVLGYAITAERVERWRGRRQRQEVKP, encoded by the coding sequence ATGCTGGATTTCCTGGCCTTTTCCGGCGAAACCCTGTTCAATACGCTGCGCGACGTAACCCCGATCGTCGCAATCCTGGTGGTGTTTCAGGTGGGGGTGCTTCGGCGCGGGATACCGAACCTGGCGGGTATCGCCGCGGGCTCGGTCATGGTGCTGCTGGGGCTGGCACTTTTCCTGATTGGCCTGGAACGGGCGCTATTTCCCATCGGGGAGACGATGGCCAGACAGCTTACCGAGCAAGCGGGGGCCTTCGCGGGCGCGGTTCGCTGGGAAGGCTACTGGCTGGTTTATCTGTTCGCGGCCGCCATCGGATTCGCCACTACGGTGGCCGAGCCGTCGTTGATCGCCGTGGCGCTGAAAGCCGAGGAGGTCTCGGGTGGCGCGGTAAACGCCTGGGGACTGCGCATCGCCGTCGCGCTGGGCGTGGCCGCCGGCGTCTCGCTGGGGTGCTTTCGCATCGTGACCGGCACGCCCCTGCCGTGGTACATCCTGGCGGCCTACATCATCGTTATCGTTCAGACTTTCCTGAGCAACCGCACGATAGTTCCCTTGGCCTACGACAGCGGAGGCGTAACCACCTCGACCGTCACGGTGCCGGTAGTGGCGGCGCTGGGGTTGGGATTGGCCGCCAGCGTACCGGGCCGCAGTCCGCTGATCGACGGGTTCGGTCTCATCGCCTTCGCCAGCGTATTCCCGATCATGTCGGTGCTAGGCTATGCCATCACCGCCGAAAGGGTGGAACGCTGGCGCGGGCGGAGACAGCGTCAGGAGGTCAAACCTTGA
- a CDS encoding DUF1538 domain-containing protein codes for MVGAVRDLLPIFAVIAFFQIVVLRQPFPDVANVAVGLLCVVLGLALFIQGLESGLFPLGEALAEGIARKGSTLALVGLAFSLGFGTTVAEPALIAVAAEAADVAAAAGFIGDSLAAQERYALELRLVVAFAVGLAIVLGVLRILKGWPIHRFIIAGYAVVMVMTVFAPAEIVGVAYDSGGVTTSTITVPLITALGVGLASTIRGRNPMLDGFGLIAFASLSPMICVLAYGLAR; via the coding sequence GTGGTGGGCGCGGTGCGAGATCTGCTGCCCATCTTCGCCGTTATCGCTTTCTTCCAAATCGTGGTTCTGCGGCAGCCCTTTCCCGACGTGGCCAACGTGGCGGTTGGGCTGTTGTGCGTTGTCCTCGGATTGGCGTTGTTTATCCAAGGGCTCGAAAGCGGGCTTTTCCCGCTCGGCGAGGCGCTGGCGGAGGGTATTGCCCGCAAGGGGAGCACCCTGGCGCTGGTGGGATTGGCCTTCAGCCTCGGGTTCGGGACCACCGTGGCCGAGCCGGCGCTCATCGCCGTGGCCGCCGAGGCGGCCGATGTGGCGGCGGCGGCCGGATTCATTGGCGACAGCCTGGCCGCCCAGGAGCGGTACGCGCTCGAATTGCGGCTGGTGGTGGCGTTCGCCGTCGGTCTGGCCATTGTGCTGGGAGTGTTGCGGATTCTGAAGGGTTGGCCCATCCACCGGTTCATCATCGCCGGATATGCGGTGGTCATGGTCATGACCGTGTTCGCGCCGGCGGAGATCGTAGGCGTGGCTTACGACTCCGGGGGCGTGACGACCAGCACGATCACGGTGCCGTTGATCACCGCTTTGGGGGTGGGGTTGGCGTCCACCATCCGCGGGCGCAACCCGATGCTTGACGGATTCGGGCTGATCGCGTTTGCCAGTCTCAGCCCCATGATTTGCGTGCTGGCCTACGGATTGGCCAGGTGA
- a CDS encoding 4-hydroxythreonine-4-phosphate dehydrogenase, with product MSKRPPLIGLMLGDAAGIGPEITVKALASGALEGVARPVLFGDRRVLELGIREAGVDIRYKTHASLAGAECETGVPLVDLNNADPGVVAKGRASAAAGRACIQTLQIVIDHALAGELDAICFAPLNKAALHLGGSPFNDGAGLIASMTGFEGDFGEMNVIPQFSTFRVTSHVSLREALDLITPERIAKVVRLADRTLAGMGKARPRLGVAALNPHGGDEGLFGDEEIRIIAPAVRRLQAEGLRVTGPIPADTIFLRARDGEFDAVVMMYHDQGQIATKLLGFDKGVTVQAGQPLVITTPAHGTAFDIAGQGQADAQSMEYALRLAARLAAERSGQVAARA from the coding sequence ATGTCGAAACGCCCGCCGCTCATCGGGTTGATGCTGGGCGACGCGGCCGGAATCGGTCCGGAGATTACGGTCAAGGCTCTGGCGTCGGGGGCACTGGAGGGCGTGGCCCGGCCGGTGCTGTTCGGCGACCGCCGGGTGCTTGAGCTGGGAATCCGGGAAGCCGGGGTCGACATCCGGTACAAGACCCATGCATCGCTAGCCGGGGCGGAATGCGAAACGGGCGTGCCCCTGGTGGATTTGAACAACGCCGACCCGGGAGTGGTTGCCAAGGGCCGCGCTTCGGCGGCCGCGGGCAGGGCCTGCATACAAACGCTGCAGATCGTAATCGACCACGCCCTGGCTGGTGAATTGGACGCGATCTGCTTCGCCCCGCTCAACAAGGCGGCCCTGCACCTGGGCGGATCGCCATTTAACGACGGAGCCGGCCTGATCGCCAGCATGACCGGATTCGAAGGCGATTTTGGCGAAATGAACGTCATTCCGCAGTTCAGCACCTTCCGCGTCACCTCGCACGTGTCGCTGCGCGAGGCCCTGGACCTGATTACTCCGGAGAGAATCGCCAAAGTCGTGCGGCTGGCCGACCGCACCCTGGCCGGCATGGGCAAGGCCCGACCGCGCCTGGGCGTTGCGGCATTGAATCCGCACGGCGGCGACGAGGGCTTGTTCGGCGACGAGGAAATCCGCATCATCGCCCCGGCGGTGCGCCGGCTGCAGGCGGAAGGCCTGCGCGTGACCGGTCCGATTCCCGCCGATACGATTTTTCTGCGCGCCCGCGACGGGGAGTTCGACGCGGTCGTGATGATGTACCACGACCAGGGCCAGATCGCCACCAAACTGCTCGGGTTCGACAAAGGGGTAACGGTCCAAGCCGGGCAGCCGCTGGTGATCACGACCCCGGCGCACGGCACAGCGTTCGACATCGCCGGCCAGGGCCAGGCCGATGCGCAAAGCATGGAGTACGCGCTCCGGCTCGCCGCCCGGCTGGCAGCTGAGCGATCCGGGCAAGTCGCCGCCCGGGCATGA
- a CDS encoding metal ABC transporter permease encodes MPELGEFLNQYLLGHTFRTVAAGAAAMGLISGVIGSFAVARGQSLMGDAVSHATLPGVVVAAMLVGVREPWALIAGASVTGVAAAAAISLTARSTPVKFDSALALVLTAAFGLGMVLLVAQSRGDSAQAGLNNFLFGQAAAIVAADLLTIAATALLVLAAVAWRWNEFRAICFDYEFAQVAGVAVRRLDLLLVLLLVVTIAAGLKVVGVVLMSAMLVAPAVAARQWSDRFAVVTTLSAAFGVTGGVAGAFVSILGPSLATGPLVVLSLGAIALVSIVAAPRHGVIAEYVRTQRRRSRFRLEKTLAAMLALEGQHLSGQHLHSAAAIQASIPDLDGVDEMVRELAAAGLATGSPGQGWRLTAQGIARARGILDERNIALPGTSP; translated from the coding sequence GTGCCCGAACTAGGCGAGTTCCTCAACCAGTACCTGCTTGGCCACACTTTCCGAACCGTGGCCGCCGGCGCGGCGGCAATGGGCCTGATCAGCGGGGTGATCGGATCGTTCGCCGTCGCCCGGGGGCAGAGTCTGATGGGCGATGCGGTTTCGCACGCCACCCTTCCCGGGGTGGTTGTGGCAGCGATGCTGGTGGGAGTCCGCGAACCCTGGGCCCTTATTGCCGGGGCCAGTGTCACCGGAGTTGCGGCGGCGGCCGCAATCTCACTTACGGCACGCTCGACCCCGGTCAAGTTCGATTCGGCCCTCGCCCTGGTCCTGACCGCCGCGTTCGGACTCGGCATGGTCCTGCTGGTCGCCCAGTCGCGCGGCGACAGCGCCCAGGCTGGGCTGAACAACTTCCTCTTCGGCCAGGCCGCGGCGATCGTAGCCGCGGACCTGCTCACCATCGCCGCCACCGCTTTGCTGGTGCTGGCGGCAGTTGCTTGGCGATGGAACGAATTCCGGGCGATTTGCTTCGATTACGAATTCGCCCAGGTGGCCGGAGTCGCGGTGCGTCGCCTCGACCTGTTGCTTGTTCTGCTACTGGTGGTGACGATCGCGGCCGGGCTCAAAGTCGTGGGCGTGGTGTTGATGAGCGCGATGCTGGTGGCGCCGGCCGTGGCAGCCCGCCAGTGGTCCGACCGCTTCGCGGTGGTGACCACCCTGAGCGCTGCCTTTGGCGTGACCGGGGGCGTGGCCGGCGCCTTCGTCTCGATCCTCGGCCCGTCGCTGGCGACCGGCCCGCTGGTGGTCCTGAGCCTGGGCGCAATCGCCCTCGTGTCGATCGTCGCGGCACCGCGGCACGGGGTCATTGCCGAGTACGTGCGCACCCAGCGTCGCCGCAGCCGCTTCCGGCTTGAGAAGACCCTGGCGGCGATGCTCGCCCTGGAAGGGCAGCATTTAAGCGGTCAGCACTTGCACTCGGCGGCGGCAATCCAAGCCAGCATCCCCGACCTCGACGGCGTCGACGAGATGGTTCGGGAGCTAGCCGCGGCCGGCCTGGCGACCGGCTCCCCGGGACAGGGCTGGAGGTTGACCGCCCAGGGAATCGCGCGGGCCCGCGGGATCCTGGATGAACGCAACATCGCGTTGCCGGGGACTTCCCCTTGA
- a CDS encoding metal ABC transporter ATP-binding protein, with amino-acid sequence MNSAEDAPALRVADLTVAYEEKPALWDLDLDVPQGAAMAVVGPNGAGKSTLLKAVLGLVKPAAGTIELFGTARDPDRRRVAYVPQRESVDWDFPINVLDVVLMGRFGHLGWLRRPGRDDNQRARAALADVGMSEFANRHIADLSGGQQQRVFLARALVQDASLFILDEPFQGIDAVSERTIADLFARIQQGGGTVLAVHHDLGTVAEYFDHVLILNVSRIAAGPVAAEFTNANLSLAYGVQNPLLADTD; translated from the coding sequence ATGAACTCGGCCGAGGATGCTCCGGCCCTGCGGGTTGCTGACCTCACCGTTGCATACGAGGAAAAGCCCGCGCTTTGGGACCTTGATCTCGATGTCCCGCAGGGTGCCGCGATGGCGGTTGTCGGTCCCAACGGGGCCGGCAAATCGACCCTTCTGAAGGCGGTGCTGGGACTGGTGAAGCCGGCCGCCGGGACCATCGAGTTGTTCGGTACGGCGCGGGACCCGGATCGGCGACGGGTCGCCTACGTGCCGCAGCGCGAGAGCGTCGACTGGGACTTCCCGATCAATGTCCTCGACGTGGTCCTGATGGGTCGCTTCGGGCATCTGGGTTGGCTGCGCCGTCCGGGGCGCGACGACAACCAGCGGGCCCGCGCCGCGCTGGCCGACGTCGGCATGAGCGAGTTTGCGAACCGGCACATCGCCGACCTATCCGGGGGCCAACAACAACGCGTATTCCTTGCCCGCGCCCTGGTCCAGGACGCATCGCTCTTCATCCTGGATGAACCATTCCAGGGCATCGACGCGGTATCCGAGCGCACGATCGCGGACTTATTTGCAAGGATCCAGCAGGGCGGTGGCACAGTGTTGGCGGTTCACCATGACCTGGGGACGGTGGCCGAGTACTTCGACCACGTCCTGATTCTGAACGTCTCGCGAATCGCGGCCGGCCCGGTCGCGGCCGAGTTCACCAACGCCAACCTGAGCCTGGCCTACGGGGTCCAGAACCCGCTGCTGGCAGACACCGACTGA
- a CDS encoding aldolase, with protein MPEKLNLRQKLLAGETVMGPFLTMPSPDVVEMIAIAGFDFAIVDTEHGMYSEERAAQLVRAAAARSMAAVVRVPQVDPPQITKALDMGAQGVMVPQISSPEAAARAVAAARYHPLGNRGVMAHVRNADYSSLGDPGFYERENERAAVILQIEGSEGIECLPQLCRLDGVDCFFIGVMDLSQSLGVPGQPEHPTVIEQVATTVDLCARYGKALGIYAFDPEPARRWLDMGIQFLGYHTDAGVMVEAFRRLRRQLAQ; from the coding sequence ATGCCCGAGAAATTGAATCTGCGTCAGAAGTTGCTGGCCGGCGAAACGGTGATGGGACCTTTCTTGACCATGCCCAGCCCCGACGTAGTCGAAATGATCGCCATCGCCGGTTTCGACTTTGCGATCGTCGATACCGAGCATGGCATGTATTCGGAAGAGCGGGCCGCCCAGCTGGTTCGCGCTGCCGCCGCCCGGTCGATGGCAGCGGTCGTCCGCGTGCCGCAGGTGGACCCGCCACAAATCACCAAGGCGCTCGATATGGGAGCTCAGGGGGTTATGGTCCCCCAGATCTCAAGTCCGGAGGCGGCTGCACGCGCCGTGGCCGCCGCCCGCTATCACCCCCTGGGCAACCGCGGCGTGATGGCGCACGTGCGCAATGCCGATTATTCCTCGCTGGGTGACCCCGGGTTCTACGAACGCGAGAACGAACGAGCAGCGGTAATCCTGCAGATCGAGGGATCAGAGGGAATTGAATGCCTGCCGCAACTATGCCGCCTGGACGGAGTCGACTGTTTCTTTATCGGCGTGATGGATTTGTCGCAATCGCTGGGAGTGCCTGGGCAGCCTGAGCACCCGACGGTCATCGAACAGGTGGCGACGACGGTGGATTTGTGCGCTCGCTACGGCAAAGCCCTGGGGATTTACGCTTTTGATCCGGAGCCCGCCCGGCGCTGGCTGGACATGGGAATTCAGTTTCTCGGCTATCACACAGATGCCGGCGTGATGGTTGAAGCGTTCCGCCGGTTGCGCCGCCAACTGGCTCAGTAG
- a CDS encoding glutamine amidotransferase, with amino-acid sequence MASVIAIRHVHFEDLGVLDPLLRRRGHQVGYVDAWREDLAPAREADLLVVLGGPIGAYELESYPFLTTELALVAERLQTGRPVLGICLGHQIMAQALGAEVAPGPRRELGYFPVELTDRGRRSPLAPLAGLAVLHWHGDCAELPEGADLLALTPACGVQAFALEAHGLALQFHVEVEAAGLEAWLIGHALEIAQTDGVDPARLRADAARCSSSLNRAAEKLIGQWLEPLGL; translated from the coding sequence ATGGCGTCTGTGATCGCGATCCGCCACGTCCATTTCGAAGATCTGGGAGTGTTGGACCCGTTGCTCCGTCGGCGCGGGCACCAGGTCGGATACGTTGACGCCTGGCGCGAAGACCTTGCACCGGCCCGGGAGGCCGATTTGTTGGTGGTTCTGGGCGGACCGATAGGCGCCTACGAACTGGAGAGCTATCCGTTCCTGACCACCGAACTTGCCCTGGTGGCCGAGCGCCTGCAGACCGGGCGGCCGGTCCTGGGAATATGCCTGGGTCACCAGATCATGGCCCAGGCTTTGGGCGCCGAGGTCGCTCCCGGACCGCGCCGCGAGCTCGGATATTTCCCGGTCGAGCTAACCGACCGCGGCCGGCGTTCGCCGCTCGCTCCGCTGGCGGGGCTGGCGGTCCTGCACTGGCACGGCGACTGCGCCGAACTGCCCGAGGGCGCCGACCTGCTGGCGCTCACGCCGGCCTGCGGGGTGCAGGCGTTCGCGCTGGAAGCCCACGGCCTGGCCCTGCAGTTTCACGTGGAGGTTGAAGCCGCGGGGTTGGAGGCGTGGCTCATCGGGCACGCATTGGAAATCGCGCAAACCGATGGTGTCGACCCAGCGCGCCTGCGCGCCGACGCGGCACGCTGTTCATCCTCGCTGAACCGCGCCGCCGAGAAGCTGATCGGCCAATGGCTGGAGCCGCTCGGCCTGTAG
- a CDS encoding manganese transporter, with protein MRLVGAFALLAAALFGCDAAQPDDGRLRVVVTTGQIEDVVANVAGNRVTLHALMGPGTDPHLYVLSEGDLVRLEQADVIFFNGLHLEAKLADILANLGRDGRRSVAVTRDMPESALIDTAGLQGGHDPHVWFDLELWSQAVATITTELAAADPAGADEYEANSEDYLRGLAELGRWAGSQLEKVPPDRRILVTAHDAFGYFGRAWGFQVYGLQGISTASEAGAGDVQRLANFLTEEKIPAIFIETSVPDQTMRAVLEAARAQGHQVQIGGELFSDALGPRDSDAGTFEGMYRANVAAIAGALGQ; from the coding sequence CTGCGCCTCGTCGGCGCGTTTGCGCTGCTGGCGGCGGCCCTGTTTGGTTGCGACGCCGCCCAACCGGACGACGGTCGGCTGCGGGTGGTGGTCACCACCGGGCAAATCGAGGACGTCGTCGCCAACGTGGCCGGCAATCGCGTCACGTTGCACGCCCTGATGGGGCCGGGCACGGATCCGCACCTGTACGTCCTGTCCGAAGGGGACCTGGTGCGCTTGGAACAGGCCGACGTCATCTTCTTCAACGGCCTGCATTTGGAGGCCAAACTGGCCGACATATTGGCCAATTTGGGTCGCGACGGCCGCCGTTCGGTGGCGGTCACGCGCGACATGCCCGAGAGCGCTCTCATCGATACCGCGGGTTTACAAGGCGGGCACGACCCGCACGTGTGGTTTGACTTAGAGCTCTGGTCGCAGGCGGTCGCGACCATAACCACGGAACTCGCGGCCGCCGATCCGGCCGGTGCCGATGAATATGAGGCCAACTCCGAGGATTACCTTCGCGGGCTGGCGGAACTTGGCCGATGGGCCGGGTCTCAGCTGGAAAAGGTACCCCCGGACCGGCGGATACTGGTCACTGCCCACGATGCATTCGGCTACTTCGGGCGCGCATGGGGATTTCAGGTCTACGGTCTCCAGGGGATATCGACGGCTTCCGAAGCCGGGGCCGGCGACGTTCAGCGGTTGGCGAACTTTCTGACCGAAGAAAAAATCCCGGCGATATTCATCGAAACCTCGGTTCCGGACCAAACGATGCGCGCCGTTCTCGAGGCGGCACGGGCCCAGGGGCACCAGGTCCAGATCGGAGGGGAACTTTTCTCGGATGCGCTGGGGCCGCGCGATTCGGATGCCGGGACGTTTGAAGGCATGTACCGGGCCAACGTAGCGGCGATCGCGGGCGCGCTCGGGCAATGA
- a CDS encoding alpha/beta hydrolase, which yields MAFFVNGDVRIRYEEVGTGFPLLVTPGGGLNSQLSLWPAQVFNAMEEFKNDFRCITMDQRNAVGGGSSGPIQFDDPWDAFADDQLGLMDHLGISEFLFMGYCIGGPFALKLMERAPERVLAAVFCQPVGYNRSEPDAMVDHGRDGWGKELCAERADVTMEMVDRYLHNLYRVRPDFAYSVSRDFARSCRTPMLVMPDDTPAHSYEAAMDLVALAPNAQVTAYPWKESADIKARTIDQVRDFLRSHQPAAAAP from the coding sequence ATGGCCTTTTTCGTCAATGGTGATGTCCGAATCCGCTATGAGGAGGTTGGAACCGGCTTCCCGTTGCTGGTCACCCCGGGCGGCGGTCTCAACTCCCAGTTAAGCCTTTGGCCCGCGCAGGTGTTCAACGCCATGGAGGAATTCAAGAATGATTTCCGCTGTATCACCATGGACCAGCGCAACGCGGTCGGCGGCGGCTCGAGCGGGCCAATTCAGTTTGACGATCCCTGGGATGCGTTCGCCGACGACCAGTTGGGGTTGATGGACCATCTTGGAATATCAGAGTTTTTGTTCATGGGCTACTGCATAGGTGGCCCATTCGCGCTCAAGCTGATGGAACGGGCGCCCGAGCGCGTCCTGGCGGCCGTTTTCTGCCAACCGGTCGGCTACAACCGCTCCGAACCAGACGCGATGGTCGACCACGGGCGCGACGGTTGGGGTAAGGAGCTGTGTGCCGAACGCGCTGACGTGACGATGGAAATGGTCGATCGATACCTGCACAATCTGTACCGCGTCCGACCCGACTTTGCATACAGCGTTTCGCGGGATTTTGCGCGCTCCTGCCGGACCCCGATGCTGGTGATGCCCGACGACACGCCGGCCCACTCGTACGAGGCCGCCATGGATCTGGTGGCGCTGGCGCCAAACGCGCAGGTCACCGCCTACCCCTGGAAGGAGTCGGCTGACATTAAAGCTCGAACAATCGATCAGGTTCGCGACTTCCTGCGATCGCATCAGCCTGCGGCTGCCGCACCCTGA
- a CDS encoding metal ABC transporter permease: protein MTPGQLEVLTVALLAGWSCCLPGTWLVLRGSAMLVDAISHTVLLGIVLAFLLSGDLGSPLLRAGAALIGILTVVMVNLLARRPLVRTDAAIGLVFPVLFALAVLLITLLAENVHLDTDVVLTGEIGLAPFDRVEIGRLSVPRSFLYLGAVLLLNASLTAAFWKELKVSSFDPGLAAAMGMSPGAIGLGLVAATSLTAVTAFDSVGSILVVALVVGPPASALLLTRRLPRMVVWSLGLSASAAILGYGGAWYFDTTIAGSVACVIGIQFAGAVLASPRRGLIARLRIRRRRQLEFAQTLLVKHLLNHYGTPQERRESELEHLHAGLGWEPEFARRVAGTAVGAGLVQIDGDRLRLLGPGRIRAEAG, encoded by the coding sequence TTGACCCCCGGCCAGCTCGAAGTCCTGACCGTGGCCCTGTTGGCCGGATGGTCGTGCTGCTTGCCCGGAACCTGGCTGGTGCTGCGCGGATCGGCGATGCTGGTCGACGCGATCTCGCATACGGTGCTGCTGGGGATCGTGTTGGCGTTCCTGCTCAGCGGGGACCTGGGTTCGCCGCTGCTGCGGGCCGGCGCGGCGCTGATCGGAATCCTCACCGTAGTCATGGTGAACCTCCTTGCGCGGCGACCGCTGGTCCGCACCGACGCCGCAATCGGGCTCGTATTCCCGGTGCTGTTCGCCCTGGCGGTACTGCTGATCACCCTGCTGGCCGAAAACGTGCACCTGGACACCGACGTAGTCCTGACCGGGGAGATTGGACTAGCCCCCTTCGACCGGGTAGAAATCGGCCGGCTCTCGGTCCCACGATCGTTCCTGTATCTCGGCGCCGTCCTGCTGCTCAACGCCTCACTGACGGCCGCCTTCTGGAAAGAACTCAAGGTGTCCAGCTTCGATCCGGGCCTGGCCGCCGCAATGGGCATGTCGCCGGGGGCGATCGGACTCGGTCTGGTTGCGGCCACCTCGCTGACCGCAGTGACCGCGTTCGATTCGGTCGGTTCCATCCTGGTGGTGGCGCTGGTGGTGGGACCGCCGGCGAGCGCTTTGCTGCTCACCCGACGCCTGCCACGTATGGTCGTCTGGTCGCTTGGCCTGAGCGCCAGCGCCGCGATTCTTGGGTACGGCGGCGCCTGGTATTTCGACACGACCATCGCCGGATCCGTCGCCTGCGTCATCGGGATCCAATTCGCCGGCGCGGTGCTGGCGTCCCCGCGCCGCGGCTTGATAGCGCGGCTGCGGATCCGGCGGCGGCGGCAGCTTGAATTCGCCCAGACGCTGCTGGTCAAACACCTGCTAAACCACTACGGCACCCCGCAGGAACGCCGCGAAAGCGAACTCGAGCACCTGCACGCCGGACTCGGCTGGGAACCCGAATTTGCCCGGCGCGTGGCGGGGACCGCCGTCGGTGCCGGACTGGTTCAAATCGACGGCGACCGACTGCGCTTGCTGGGTCCGGGCCGGATCCGGGCCGAAGCCGGGTAA
- a CDS encoding peptidoglycan DD-metalloendopeptidase family protein, with the protein MGAWRRFGDRNLSRLRLVFLVLALALLAACEQTTETAVTATTPSPTAAPEDPGFELARFHAETAALLNQGLRVVSTEDVSEDVTWTIVIESVPASDLVRMVFTAAGPRPAEVEIAGTPSRIYLRGQNAQEDVDWVSLPTSGDERDVFFDGAPGLSLLTAERLLKAWEEADETVSCGPGKSCYALTSDGEPGIELLVDEQSYRLVSYLETSADGEDTLQFDVELAADIDIQLPADDGTELDSDQFGTVFLTLLSAVTETNQETAPEPPEVEISPGSIEYRDLGRRLIAKFYAEQVDAVWGLMNEEAQEAFGSLENLIEARAATLGAFGQEELVFEEYVTKVGEFEIYERIVKMPNAAGPVSLRFAFDTQGRIAGFDIDYASGGQAAAENPNSDLTPSTRLSLPFEGQYLVQWGGRLPPQNRYAVDPRQQFGYDFVLVENGALHRGSGLANEDYFCFGKPVLAPAGGSIFVISDGQADNQPGQISHENEYGNFVVLSHGAGEFSFLTNLRQGSIAVVQGQVVEAGEKVGECGNSGASSIPHIHIHLQDAADPLYAFGIPARFSNYAVAGFGPVAIGEPTSGQTVGNR; encoded by the coding sequence ATGGGTGCTTGGCGACGATTCGGCGACCGCAATTTGAGCAGATTGCGATTGGTGTTCCTGGTCCTGGCGCTGGCGCTGCTGGCGGCCTGCGAACAGACCACCGAGACCGCGGTGACGGCGACCACCCCGTCGCCGACGGCCGCGCCCGAGGATCCTGGTTTCGAACTGGCGCGTTTCCACGCCGAGACCGCGGCCTTGCTGAATCAAGGCCTTCGGGTTGTCTCCACGGAAGATGTCAGCGAAGACGTTACCTGGACCATTGTCATCGAGTCGGTCCCGGCTTCGGACCTGGTCCGCATGGTTTTCACGGCTGCCGGACCGCGGCCGGCCGAGGTAGAAATCGCCGGAACCCCCAGCCGGATATACCTGCGCGGCCAGAACGCTCAGGAAGATGTGGACTGGGTCTCGCTGCCGACCAGCGGGGACGAACGCGACGTGTTCTTCGATGGCGCGCCGGGACTCTCCCTGCTGACCGCCGAGCGTCTCCTTAAGGCCTGGGAAGAAGCCGACGAGACTGTCAGCTGCGGTCCTGGCAAGAGCTGTTACGCGCTCACCAGCGACGGGGAGCCGGGGATCGAATTGCTGGTCGACGAGCAGTCGTACCGGCTGGTCAGTTATCTGGAAACGTCCGCCGACGGCGAAGACACGCTCCAGTTCGACGTCGAACTGGCGGCCGACATCGACATTCAGTTGCCCGCCGACGACGGAACCGAACTCGATTCGGACCAATTCGGGACGGTGTTCCTGACCCTGCTTTCGGCGGTAACCGAGACCAACCAGGAAACGGCACCGGAGCCGCCCGAGGTTGAGATTTCGCCCGGGTCAATCGAGTACCGCGACCTGGGCCGGCGGTTGATCGCAAAGTTCTACGCCGAACAGGTGGACGCCGTCTGGGGCCTGATGAACGAAGAGGCCCAGGAAGCCTTCGGCTCGCTCGAAAACCTGATCGAAGCGCGGGCGGCGACGCTGGGGGCTTTCGGTCAGGAAGAACTGGTCTTTGAGGAGTACGTGACCAAGGTCGGCGAGTTTGAGATTTACGAGCGGATTGTGAAGATGCCCAACGCGGCCGGACCGGTTTCGCTGCGCTTTGCCTTCGATACGCAGGGCCGGATCGCCGGATTCGATATCGATTACGCCTCCGGCGGGCAAGCGGCGGCCGAAAACCCGAATTCAGATTTGACTCCCTCAACCCGCCTCAGTCTGCCCTTCGAGGGACAGTACCTCGTGCAGTGGGGTGGCCGGCTGCCGCCCCAGAACCGCTACGCGGTAGATCCCCGCCAGCAGTTCGGCTACGATTTCGTGCTGGTAGAGAACGGTGCCCTGCACCGCGGCAGCGGTCTTGCCAACGAGGACTATTTCTGCTTCGGCAAACCGGTGCTGGCGCCAGCGGGCGGTTCGATCTTCGTGATTTCGGACGGGCAGGCCGACAACCAACCGGGCCAGATCTCGCACGAGAACGAATACGGCAATTTCGTCGTGCTCTCGCACGGCGCTGGCGAGTTTTCGTTCTTGACTAACCTCCGCCAGGGTTCGATCGCGGTCGTGCAAGGGCAGGTGGTTGAAGCGGGCGAGAAAGTTGGCGAATGCGGCAACAGCGGCGCCTCATCCATCCCGCACATCCACATCCACCTGCAGGATGCGGCCGATCCGCTCTACGCGTTCGGCATCCCGGCCCGCTTTAGCAATTACGCGGTCGCCGGATTCGGCCCGGTGGCGATCGGCGAACCGACTTCTGGACAGACGGTAGGCAACCGCTAG